A genomic window from Paenibacillus sp. FSL K6-0276 includes:
- a CDS encoding hemolysin family protein, which yields MGIGLSLTLVAILIILTAFFVATEFALVRLRGSQISQMVIEGKKNALAVQRVSANLDGYLSACQLGITITALGIGALAEPAFEQLLLPVFDWANISSSVSHPLAFLFAFIIATFLHVVVGELAPKTVAINIPEKIGQITSPLIIWFYRILYPLIWFMNGSANLLVRLFGMKPASEHGDAHSEDEIRLILSESYESGKINKAEYGYVNRIFTFDEMLAKEIMVPRTDMICLFTNHSLKENFEIIRKEQYTRFPVAEGSKDNIIGMINTKQLYLQYDNNPDFDFKGLIQPVLTVSEVTPVKNLLTRMQMERVHIALLLDEYGGTSGLITIEDILEEIVGEIRDEFDGDERRDVEKLSDTNYLFDGKVSLIEVKELTGLDFEDEEVTTIGGWLYSHIPDPAVGKSIVHDHVTLIIREMNRYRVRKVEVIIENAGDTKSSELENS from the coding sequence ATGGGTATAGGACTTAGTTTGACGTTGGTGGCTATTTTGATTATTTTAACCGCTTTTTTTGTAGCAACGGAATTTGCATTGGTGAGACTTAGAGGTAGCCAGATCAGTCAAATGGTGATCGAGGGTAAGAAAAATGCCTTAGCTGTACAGCGAGTGTCTGCTAATCTTGATGGATACTTATCCGCTTGTCAGCTTGGAATTACGATCACTGCGCTGGGTATTGGTGCATTAGCAGAGCCGGCGTTTGAGCAGTTGCTCCTTCCGGTATTCGACTGGGCTAATATTAGTTCAAGTGTAAGTCACCCTCTTGCGTTTTTATTCGCATTCATTATTGCAACATTCCTACACGTCGTTGTCGGGGAACTTGCTCCGAAGACGGTAGCTATAAACATTCCGGAAAAAATCGGTCAAATTACATCACCGCTGATTATTTGGTTCTACAGAATATTGTACCCTCTCATTTGGTTCATGAACGGTTCCGCAAATCTGCTTGTTCGCCTTTTCGGGATGAAGCCTGCAAGTGAGCATGGAGACGCTCATAGTGAAGATGAGATTCGTTTGATCTTGTCCGAAAGCTATGAAAGTGGAAAAATCAATAAAGCTGAGTATGGCTATGTAAACCGTATCTTTACTTTTGATGAGATGTTGGCCAAAGAAATAATGGTTCCACGAACTGATATGATATGTCTTTTCACCAATCATTCATTGAAAGAAAATTTCGAGATTATCCGTAAGGAACAATATACTCGTTTCCCGGTTGCTGAAGGAAGCAAGGATAATATCATCGGAATGATCAATACGAAACAGCTTTATTTACAATATGACAACAATCCTGATTTTGATTTCAAAGGCTTGATTCAACCTGTTCTGACAGTATCTGAGGTAACACCGGTCAAGAATCTTTTAACACGTATGCAAATGGAGCGGGTGCACATTGCCCTACTGCTTGATGAATATGGTGGAACGTCTGGACTCATCACGATTGAAGATATTTTAGAAGAAATCGTAGGTGAAATTCGTGATGAATTTGACGGTGATGAACGCAGAGACGTTGAGAAACTAAGCGATACAAATTATCTGTTCGATGGTAAGGTATCTCTTATTGAGGTCAAGGAACTCACCGGTCTTGATTTCGAAGATGAAGAAGTGACCACGATTGGAGGCTGGTTATACAGTCATATCCCAGATCCAGCCGTTGGCAAAAGTATTGTTCATGACCACGTAACCTTAATCATTCGTGAGATGAACAGATACCGTGTCCGCAAAGTTGAGGTCATCATTGAAAATGCTGGTGATACTAAATCGTCAGAGCTTGAGAATTCATAA
- a CDS encoding TrkH family potassium uptake protein — translation MANLNFGGLKLTPPKVLSLGFVILIAAGTIMLSLPAASVEENISFIDALFMATSATCVTGLAVVDTGTQLTSFGQVVLLVLFQFGGLGFITMATLITLVLNKRISLKERILMQESMNQNSMQGIVQLIRRVLIYSLVIQLTGAILFAGRFMMDMSFGKAIYYGIFHSISIFNNAGFDLFGDIHGPFSGLTRFVNDPIVNFTSMILIFLGGIGFIVLSDILDFPKRKKLTLHSKVVLSTSAILIIIGSALFFLLEFNSTLKPLSAGGKMMATFLQAITPRSGGVTTIEIPLMRESTQFLMILLMFIGAAPGSTGGGIKITTFAVLVAAVSARLRGKEDIVMFRYRIAKENVYRAVTMTLMSLMLVVIATMLLSLTEKADFLAILFEAVSAFGTSGLSMGLTPELTTTGKILIIFLMFLGRTGPLTLAYALKPKGSKELYRYPEGKITIG, via the coding sequence TTGGCTAACCTGAACTTCGGTGGATTGAAATTAACTCCACCTAAAGTCTTATCACTAGGGTTTGTAATACTGATCGCTGCCGGAACTATAATGCTCAGTCTGCCGGCTGCATCAGTAGAGGAGAATATTTCTTTTATTGATGCATTATTCATGGCAACATCAGCAACATGTGTTACTGGTCTGGCAGTCGTTGATACGGGCACACAGCTGACTAGCTTCGGACAAGTTGTTCTACTCGTTTTATTTCAGTTCGGAGGACTGGGTTTTATAACGATGGCTACTTTGATTACTTTGGTCCTTAATAAACGAATATCCTTGAAAGAGCGAATCCTTATGCAAGAATCTATGAACCAGAATTCGATGCAGGGTATTGTACAGTTAATCCGCAGAGTCCTAATTTATTCCCTTGTCATTCAGCTTACAGGTGCCATCTTGTTTGCCGGTAGGTTTATGATGGATATGTCTTTCGGGAAAGCTATATATTATGGAATTTTCCACAGTATATCTATCTTTAATAATGCGGGATTTGATCTATTTGGTGACATTCATGGGCCCTTTAGTGGACTTACTCGTTTTGTAAATGATCCTATTGTCAACTTTACTTCGATGATCCTCATCTTTCTTGGAGGGATAGGTTTTATCGTCCTATCCGATATTTTGGACTTTCCAAAACGCAAAAAACTTACTCTTCATTCGAAGGTTGTTCTTTCGACCTCTGCGATATTGATTATCATTGGGTCTGCTCTATTTTTCTTGCTGGAGTTTAATTCTACGCTGAAGCCCTTGAGTGCAGGTGGAAAGATGATGGCCACCTTCTTACAAGCGATAACACCACGTTCAGGCGGCGTCACCACGATTGAAATTCCACTTATGCGAGAATCAACACAATTTCTAATGATCTTATTAATGTTTATAGGAGCTGCACCTGGGTCAACTGGTGGGGGAATTAAGATTACTACGTTCGCTGTTCTAGTGGCTGCGGTTTCCGCAAGATTAAGGGGTAAAGAGGATATTGTAATGTTTCGTTACCGGATCGCAAAAGAAAATGTCTATAGAGCTGTTACGATGACATTAATGTCTCTGATGCTAGTTGTCATCGCTACGATGTTGTTATCCTTGACAGAGAAGGCTGACTTCCTTGCTATACTTTTTGAAGCCGTATCTGCCTTCGGAACCTCAGGTCTCTCTATGGGTCTTACTCCAGAGCTGACTACAACAGGTAAAATACTCATTATTTTTCTTATGTTTCTAGGTCGGACGGGTCCACTTACTCTTGCTTATGCGCTCAAGCCTAAGGGTAGTAAGGAGCTTTACCGTTATCCTGAAGGCAAGATTACGATCGGATAA
- a CDS encoding GNAT family N-acetyltransferase, translating into MVGFLSVRGGSVRRNRHSAYIVIGILRQYQGKGIGAGLFREMNTWVMNTEIVRLELTVMSHNQVALELYIKSGFVIEGTKRKSLVIDGQWVDEYYMSKILIKEKRIEDQI; encoded by the coding sequence ATGGTAGGTTTCTTATCGGTTAGAGGTGGAAGTGTTAGACGCAATCGCCATAGTGCGTACATAGTCATTGGCATTCTAAGACAGTATCAAGGTAAGGGGATCGGTGCAGGTCTGTTCCGAGAGATGAATACATGGGTTATGAATACTGAAATTGTTCGCCTTGAGCTAACGGTTATGTCACATAATCAAGTGGCTTTAGAGCTATATATTAAAAGCGGGTTTGTAATCGAAGGGACCAAAAGAAAATCTCTTGTTATTGATGGACAGTGGGTAGATGAATACTACATGAGTAAGATCTTAATAAAAGAAAAAAGGATAGAGGATCAGATATAA
- a CDS encoding DUF1836 domain-containing protein, producing MESFALTRVEMSSLLLSLTGLSDRKPLNILQEAWTKFHLDEVQKGTSLPAFLSTDVPPILQKIIKGHHVKGFSLGEIASLGHLIEYSTLTVTTMQNWVKRDFKEYLGSPREGKKYSINQAALLFIIDDLKSALNFESIRQLFQLMFLNPDRDDDDLIEPAKLYYAYAELFEEIKSNPTIQTQCKVDQLLHKEFSWKEDSLLRSSTDRVINRLTHLTRSQRESVRNILLIATISVQTCYFQSLARQYFNAALFLDF from the coding sequence ATGGAATCATTTGCATTGACTCGTGTGGAGATGTCCAGTCTTCTGCTCTCATTGACCGGATTATCAGACCGGAAACCGCTGAATATCCTCCAAGAGGCATGGACTAAATTTCATCTTGATGAAGTACAAAAGGGGACTTCACTACCCGCTTTTTTATCTACAGATGTTCCACCCATTTTACAAAAGATCATTAAGGGCCACCATGTTAAAGGCTTTTCACTCGGTGAAATTGCCTCATTAGGCCATTTAATAGAGTATTCCACGTTGACCGTTACAACTATGCAGAATTGGGTTAAGCGTGACTTTAAGGAATATCTCGGTTCTCCTAGAGAAGGTAAGAAGTATTCGATTAATCAGGCAGCGCTTCTGTTTATTATCGATGATCTCAAATCAGCCCTTAATTTCGAAAGTATACGTCAGTTATTCCAGCTAATGTTCTTGAATCCAGATCGGGACGATGACGATCTCATTGAACCGGCTAAGCTGTATTATGCATATGCTGAACTTTTTGAAGAGATCAAGAGCAATCCAACGATACAGACGCAATGTAAAGTAGATCAACTTTTGCACAAGGAGTTTTCTTGGAAAGAAGATTCCCTTCTTAGAAGTTCCACAGATCGTGTGATCAATCGGCTGACGCATCTTACGAGATCTCAGAGAGAATCTGTCCGCAACATCCTGCTTATCGCGACGATATCTGTTCAGACCTGTTATTTTCAATCGCTAGCCAGACAATACTTTAATGCTGCTTTATTCCTTGATTTTTGA
- a CDS encoding VOC family protein, translating into MTSPILNKIGAVFIPVKDIEKSKEWYCQLLGLPLDGDVLFGHLYVIPMKGPGIVLDSKIYTSESVLNIPSFHLNTEDIDAAYDYVKASGGEILTDIEHDHWFNFKDPDGNVIMVCRC; encoded by the coding sequence GTGACAAGTCCGATTCTGAATAAGATTGGTGCGGTTTTTATTCCGGTTAAGGATATTGAGAAATCTAAAGAATGGTATTGTCAATTGCTTGGGTTGCCGTTGGATGGTGACGTATTATTCGGGCATTTATATGTAATCCCCATGAAGGGACCTGGAATCGTATTAGATAGTAAAATTTACACTTCAGAATCCGTTCTTAACATTCCCTCTTTCCATCTAAATACCGAAGATATTGATGCTGCTTATGATTATGTGAAGGCAAGCGGTGGAGAGATTCTTACGGATATCGAGCATGATCACTGGTTCAATTTTAAAGATCCTGATGGGAATGTCATCATGGTCTGCCGTTGTTAA